AAAGCTCGCCAAGGTTGTAAAGAAATTTCAATGGCGAGGTCTGGATTCTCGGAGCGTTCCCGAAAACTAGGATATTTATCTCGTAAGTCCCGATATTCTTTCATGTAGCGTCCGGCTTGACGCATCATCCACACGGGTGGACGTGATACACTTTCCCCACGGGCAACTTTTAAAAGAGAAGGAAGTTCTTGCTGGCTTGCCATAGATGGTTCTTAAAGTTCTGAATATTTAAGCGCAATCGTTAGCTTATCATTTTGTTCATAGCAATAGTGACACTTCTCCACAAAATGCAAAAATCTGATATGTTATTGGTCATTCATTGGTTTACAAATAACAAAGGACAAACCACAAATGACATCAGAATCTCTGATTGAAGCCGTTGAAAAGGCGAGTTCTCCTGATGAGTTAGTGAAAGCTGTTTGGGCGTTAAGTGGTAGCCAGTCAGAGGACGCAATTCCTACGCTGATTCAGGTGTTAGGCTTTAATAACCCTGGTGCCGCGATCGCTGCAGTAGAAGGCTTGGTAAAACTAGGGGATGTGGCTGTCCCGATTTTAATTCGAGATTTAGATGGCTATGATTATGGAGCAAGGGCGTGGGCAATTCGAGCCTTATCCAGAATTGCTCATCCTGATGCGTTAGATATTTTAACAGAAGCAGCCGCCCATGATTTTGCCCTCAGTGTCCGTCGTGGCGCGGCGAAAGGGTTGGGGGACTTACGTTGGGAAAAGTTGCCCCCAGAGGCACAAGAAGGGGCGCAGAAAAAGGTTTTGGAAACCCTTAAGCAAGTGGCAAAAAAAGATGAGGAATGGATTGTTCGGTATGCCGCAATTGTGGGGTTAGAGTCTTTAGCCAAGCAAGCGCTAACTGAAGAAATTAAGACGTTTTTACAGGAATTAGAGAAACAAGAGAAAGATTTAACTGCGCGATCGCGCCTTCGTCTAGCTTTCACGAATCAGGAATAACCAAATCTCACATTTTTGCTAGATTTGAGAATAACGTTATTTGCTAATTATTAAGAATCATGAATACTAGTGCCACTGCGCCTGAAACCGTCTCTTTAGGAAAGAATGGTCCGAAAGTAACCCCCTTGGGAGTAGGAACTTGGTCTTGGGGAGATCGCTTATTTTGGAATTACGGAAAAGAATATGATCAAAGGCAAGTCCAAGAGGCATTCCAAGCATCAGTGGAAGCTGGCATTACCCTTTTTGATACTGCAGAAGTTTATGGTACAGGAGACTCAGAACAGTTATTAGGGAACTTTGCTAAAGCCAGTGATCGAGAAATCGCGATCGCGACGAAGTATTTTCCCTTACCTTGGCGGGTTTTTCCCGAATCCGTGCGAGAAGCAGTGAGTAAAAGTTTAGAACGCCTACAAATCGAGAGCATCCCTTTATATCAAGTTCATACTCCTTTTACCTTTTTCATGAGTCAAGAAACCCTAATGAAAACCTTGGCAGAAGAAGTGCAAAAAGGGCGTATTCAAGCAGTGGGGGTGAGTAACTACTCAGCAAGTCAAATGCGCGAAGCCCAAGAACATTTAGCAAAATACGACATTCCCCTAGCGAGTAACCAAGTTATCTATTCTCTCCTCAACCGTAAAATTGAAAGTAATGGCACATTTCAAACTGCCCAAGAATTAGGGGTCAAAATTATTGCTTATAGTCCCCTAGCGCAAGGGTTACTCACAGGAAAATATACAGGTTCAGAAAAACCAAGTGGCGCTCGGGCTTTAGATCCCAAATTTAAGTCTTCTGGAATCAATAAAATTTCTCCTGTTATTGATAATTTGCAAAAATTAGGGGAAAAATACCAAAAAATACCAGCACAGGTAGCTCTAAATTGGTTAATTACTCAAGGAACCATTCCCATTCCAGGGGCAAAAAATGCCAACCAAGCCCAACAAAATGCGGGGGCCTTAGGTTGGCAACTCAATTCCGAAGACGCTCAAACTTTAGATCAAGCAAGTCAACCGTGGTTGACCCCTTAATCCTTCAATTCTCTACAGGGCGGCGATCTGGAGTCGGTTCAACAGGAGTCGCGGTTATAGAGCCTTGTGGAAGCGGTAAATCAAAATTAGGACCTTGACGAATAATGCGACTACCAAAATAGAGGGCAGAAATAAACAAGAGAGTATAAACCCCTGTAAACCCTAATAAAGAAGTCAAAATTTCTTGGGGGGGTAGATTAGAAGCCGCATCAACGGTGCGAATTTCTTCGTACATCGTCCAAGGCTGTCTCCCTACACAGCGGACAATCCAACCTGACTCAATCGCAATATACCCTAATGGCGCAGCAAACATCCAACCAATCAGTAACCATTTTTGGTTGGCAATTTCTACTGTTGCCAGTTTTCCTCGTAGCCATTGGATCACCGTAAATGCCATTAATCCCACCAGTAGGAAACCAATTCCTACCATAATCCGAAAAGAATAGTAAATTAACCCCACCATTCCGGGACGATCTTCGGGTTTCCATTCTTTTAAGCCTTGTACCGGTTCAGATAAGTCTTTCTTAAACTCTAGAATGTAGCCTAAACCATTGGGAATGGAAATTTCCCAGTCATTTTGTTCTGCTTTCGAGTTGGGAATTGCCACTAAACTCCAATCTGCTGGTTGTCCACTCGGGGCAGTTTCCCATTGTGCTTCCATCGCAGCCATTTTCGTAGGCTGTTGTTTATAAACTTGTTCGCCACTAAGATGTCCAATGTAGAGTTGTAGCGGGGCAACTGCGATCGCGCAGGCAAGAACAATCTTAAACGAACGAGTGAAAAACTCTTGATAGCGTTGATTCCGATTCAAAATATACCAAGCACTAATTCCCCCAATCACAAATAAAGAAGTTTCCAAGGTGGCAAAAAACATATGGAGAACACTATTTACCATGAAGGGATTAAAAATAGCTTGGAAATAGTCAGAGACAACAAACTTGCCATCTACTAATTCCCCACCAGCTGGGGTTTGTAACCAAGAATTTGCCGCCAAAATCCAAAAAGTCGATAAATTTGCCCCAAAGGCAACCATAATCGTCGCAATATAGTGCATCACCCCAGGAACACGCCCCCAACCAAAGAGCATAATTCCCAAGAATCCTGCTTCTAACATAAACGCCATGGAAGCCTCAAACCCAAGAATACTACCAAAAAAGTCTCCCACAGCTTCCGAAAATGGAGCCCAATTCGTCCCAAATTGGAATTCCATGGGAACGCCACTAGCAACCCCAATTCCAAAATTCAAAACATATAGCTTTGACCAAAAACGGGCATGATAGTAGTAATCAGGATTACGGGTTTTGAGCCATAATCCCTCTACCACGACTAAATAAATTGACATACCAGTGGTTAAAACCGGCCACAACATATGAAAAATTGCAGTTACAGCAAACTGCATCCGCGATAGTGAAACCGAATCTGATAAAAACTCCATGCTGCCTCTTAAATGCACATATCAAGCACCACCTCATCATAACGAGAAGTGTAGTTTTGTTACTTAAACTTTAAAAAAAGCTTTAACATTTATTTTTTTTCTGCTTGAGGTATTTGTCCTTTGTCCTTTGTCCTTCGTTCTTTGTTGTTTGTAAACCAGTGACTAATGACTGATGACCAATGACTAATAACTAATAACATCCAAGAGCAAAGAGTGGGTTAAAATATCTGTTTGAAGCAATGCCTTATACAGTTAGCTCACTTTCAACTATGCAAACTCCTCAGTGGTCTAAAGAATACGAAACTGGTTTTCCTGTAATTGATCAGCAACATAAAGAAATGTTTGGGTTGGTTGGGGAATTGCAACAAGCAATGGTAAAACCTAATCAGGAAGCTGAAATTAAAAGCCTAATCGAACAGCTACTTCAAGATACCGTAAATCACTTTGCTCTAGAAGAAGGATTAATGCTAGAGCATGACTACCCCTCTTATGAGGAACATAAACAAATCCATGATCGCTTAACTCGCAAAATTCAAAAAGTTCTTCACAGCATTGAAACAGAGAAAGACACAAGTATCATTAATACTGAACTTTCCCACTTTCTTCATCAATGGTTGGTTCACCACATCCAAGGACAAGACCAGAAAATGATTCAATTCTTTCGAGAACAAAATATCCGTGATGCAATTCCCACTTATGTTTAGCAGTTGTGGATAAGGATAGGGCTTGAGGAGACATCTCAGTATTAGGTAAATCCCAAACTTGTCTATTGGAGGGGGATATCAAGAGATGTGTAGCAGAAACTAATTAATTTCATCTTAAATCAGCGGATGTTATTGAAGATTAATCGTTAAGATAGATTAAGATGTAAAGAAATGTAACAAGAATGAACGGCAAAGTTATTGTTATCGTTGGTGCAACCGGTGGCATTGGTTCTACTCTCACCCATGAGCTTGCAGAAACCGGAGCAAATTTAGTCTTAGTCGCTAGAGATAGTGCGCGTTTATCGGCGTTAGTATCTCAACTATCGGTAACGGAGAAAGTTTTAAATATTCCCGCTGATATTACCAGGCCTGATCAAGTGCAGACATTAATGGAAAAAACCATCGCGCAGTTTGGGCAAATTGATGTTTTAGTTAATGCAGCTGGTGCGGGTATTCTCAAGCCCCATGCCAAAGTTGAACCCAGTGATCTTGATACCATGCTTGATCTCAACCTCAAAGGAAGTTTTTATACCTCCCAAGCAGCCGCAGAAGTAATGCGGAAACAAAAATCTGGACACATCTGTAACATTGTGGGGATTTTAGGAAAACATCCCATGGCGATGGGCAGTGCTTATTGTGCCTCTAAATTTGGAGCAGTAGGTTTCAGTAAATGTATGGCAGAAGAATTAAAACGTTATGGGGTAAAAATGACCTTATTTTACTTCGGTGGTGTTAATACTCCCTTTTGGGATCAAGCAGGTTTAAAAGTAGATCGAGATAAAATGCTGAGTGCAGATACTGCAGCCCAAGCAATCTTATTTGCAATTCAAGCAGAACCCCATGCCGTGCCAACAGAAATTAATATCCAACCTGATAATCATTTATTTTTCTAGGAAAAACTGTATCCTAACGGGAGAAACACCTAATAAACTAATGTAGCCTCGATGAAAATTGATCAGATTCACTTTTACGTCGAAAATGCTTCTTGGTGGCGTAACTGGTTTATTTCCCAAATGGGGTTTGAAGCTGTTACTTCTCCCTACAGGGATAAACATACGCTTATAGAAGTGGTTAAAAGTGGTGAGGCGGAGTTCCTCCTTTATTCTCCAGAAAGTGAGGAAAGTCCCGTTGCGGCTTACTTAAAGCAACATCCTCCCGGGGTTGCCGAAGTAACCTTTGAAGTGTCTTATCTCGAAGAAACCCTCGCCAAGATGCAAGGAGTAACCTTATTACGGCCTTTGCAGACCATTCCCACTAACTCCGGTCATCTCAAATGGTGTCAAATTTTGGGGGTAACAGGATTAATCCATACCTTAGTGGAACGAGAGGGGGTAACGCCTTTACTCCCTTGGTTGCCTCAATGGCAGTGGAAAACTACTGCCAAAGGGGGGTTATTTTTTACTGGAATTGATCATGTTGTACTTAATGTGGCAAAAGGGGCGCTACAGTCAACGGTACAATGGTATGAAAAGATTTTTGGATGGCAACGGAAACAAGCGTTTACTATTCAGACTCCTCATTCGGGGTTAAAGTCCCAAGTTTTAGTAGATAGCAGTGGGAAGGTGCAATTTCCCATTAATGAACCAACTTCTGA
This window of the Euhalothece natronophila Z-M001 genome carries:
- a CDS encoding HEAT repeat domain-containing protein; the encoded protein is MTSESLIEAVEKASSPDELVKAVWALSGSQSEDAIPTLIQVLGFNNPGAAIAAVEGLVKLGDVAVPILIRDLDGYDYGARAWAIRALSRIAHPDALDILTEAAAHDFALSVRRGAAKGLGDLRWEKLPPEAQEGAQKKVLETLKQVAKKDEEWIVRYAAIVGLESLAKQALTEEIKTFLQELEKQEKDLTARSRLRLAFTNQE
- a CDS encoding aldo/keto reductase, with protein sequence MNTSATAPETVSLGKNGPKVTPLGVGTWSWGDRLFWNYGKEYDQRQVQEAFQASVEAGITLFDTAEVYGTGDSEQLLGNFAKASDREIAIATKYFPLPWRVFPESVREAVSKSLERLQIESIPLYQVHTPFTFFMSQETLMKTLAEEVQKGRIQAVGVSNYSASQMREAQEHLAKYDIPLASNQVIYSLLNRKIESNGTFQTAQELGVKIIAYSPLAQGLLTGKYTGSEKPSGARALDPKFKSSGINKISPVIDNLQKLGEKYQKIPAQVALNWLITQGTIPIPGAKNANQAQQNAGALGWQLNSEDAQTLDQASQPWLTP
- a CDS encoding cytochrome ubiquinol oxidase subunit I, yielding MEFLSDSVSLSRMQFAVTAIFHMLWPVLTTGMSIYLVVVEGLWLKTRNPDYYYHARFWSKLYVLNFGIGVASGVPMEFQFGTNWAPFSEAVGDFFGSILGFEASMAFMLEAGFLGIMLFGWGRVPGVMHYIATIMVAFGANLSTFWILAANSWLQTPAGGELVDGKFVVSDYFQAIFNPFMVNSVLHMFFATLETSLFVIGGISAWYILNRNQRYQEFFTRSFKIVLACAIAVAPLQLYIGHLSGEQVYKQQPTKMAAMEAQWETAPSGQPADWSLVAIPNSKAEQNDWEISIPNGLGYILEFKKDLSEPVQGLKEWKPEDRPGMVGLIYYSFRIMVGIGFLLVGLMAFTVIQWLRGKLATVEIANQKWLLIGWMFAAPLGYIAIESGWIVRCVGRQPWTMYEEIRTVDAASNLPPQEILTSLLGFTGVYTLLFISALYFGSRIIRQGPNFDLPLPQGSITATPVEPTPDRRPVEN
- a CDS encoding bacteriohemerythrin, with translation MQTPQWSKEYETGFPVIDQQHKEMFGLVGELQQAMVKPNQEAEIKSLIEQLLQDTVNHFALEEGLMLEHDYPSYEEHKQIHDRLTRKIQKVLHSIETEKDTSIINTELSHFLHQWLVHHIQGQDQKMIQFFREQNIRDAIPTYV
- a CDS encoding SDR family oxidoreductase; this translates as MNGKVIVIVGATGGIGSTLTHELAETGANLVLVARDSARLSALVSQLSVTEKVLNIPADITRPDQVQTLMEKTIAQFGQIDVLVNAAGAGILKPHAKVEPSDLDTMLDLNLKGSFYTSQAAAEVMRKQKSGHICNIVGILGKHPMAMGSAYCASKFGAVGFSKCMAEELKRYGVKMTLFYFGGVNTPFWDQAGLKVDRDKMLSADTAAQAILFAIQAEPHAVPTEINIQPDNHLFF
- the hppD gene encoding 4-hydroxyphenylpyruvate dioxygenase, which produces MKIDQIHFYVENASWWRNWFISQMGFEAVTSPYRDKHTLIEVVKSGEAEFLLYSPESEESPVAAYLKQHPPGVAEVTFEVSYLEETLAKMQGVTLLRPLQTIPTNSGHLKWCQILGVTGLIHTLVEREGVTPLLPWLPQWQWKTTAKGGLFFTGIDHVVLNVAKGALQSTVQWYEKIFGWQRKQAFTIQTPHSGLKSQVLVDSSGKVQFPINEPTSETSQIQEFINYNRGAGIQHIALQTPNITDVTLTLKQRGVSFLRVPDTYYTQLKERFPKLPFSTSEWEQVKEAQVLVDSEASALTTDFKKNPLLLQIFTQPIFQEPTFFFELIERRDRAQGFGEGNFRALFEAIEREQFSKNQQS